From the Solanum stenotomum isolate F172 chromosome 4, ASM1918654v1, whole genome shotgun sequence genome, one window contains:
- the LOC125863208 gene encoding transcription initiation factor TFIID subunit 10 codes for MNQSQGQQTSEGRHEDDAVLADFLASLMDYTPTIPDELVEHYLGKSGFQCPDVRLIRLVAVATQKFIADVATDALQHCKARQSTIVKDKRDKQQKDKRLTLTMDDLSKSLREYGVNVKHQDYFADSPSAGLDPASREE; via the exons ATGAACCAAAGTCAAGGTCAGCAAACAAGTGAAGGAAGACACGAGGATGATGCTGTTCTAGCCGATTTCCTTGCCTCCTTAATGGACTATACTCCCACT ATTCCTGATGAATTAGTGGAGCATTACTTGGGTAAAAGTGGATTTCAATGTCCTGACGTTCGATT AATAAGGTTGGTGGCAGTTGCTACACAGAAGTTTATTGCAGATGTTGCCACTGATGCTCTCCA ACATTGCAAGGCAAGGCAGTCAACTATTGTCAAGGACAAAAGAGATAAGCAGCAAAAG GACAAACGCCTTACCTTGACAATGGATGATCTTTCAAAATCTCTACGAGAG TATGGTGTAAACGTCAAACATCAAGATTACTTTGCTGATAGCCCGTCTGCCGGGTTAGATCCTGCTTCAAGAGAGGAATGA
- the LOC125862503 gene encoding uncharacterized protein LOC125862503 isoform X2, translated as MKKISMEEVELYTNWDDVFCPICLDFPHNGVLLQCSSYDKGCRPFLCDTDHLHSNCLERFKQAHRVIARSPSLSIANEREDVIKSEVNSWSACPLCRGEVTGWVVVEKARVHLDVKERCCEEDKCRFKGTYVELQKHAKLDHPHARPSKIDPARQIDWDNFQQSSEIIDVLSTIHAEVPRGVVLGDYVIEYGHDNSDDEFENFPSAEGNWWRSCILYQVFNNFRTSRNRRRSRVSNARRGNRHLGYDASNSDESSVTSVEYVDYGVEELEDGFVRIAGLPRRRADSRSSRRQRSRFYDN; from the exons ATGAAAAAGATTTCTATGGAGGAGGTGGAGCTGTATACCAATTGGGATGATGTGTTCTGTCCCATTTGCTTGGACTTCCCTCACAATGGCGTTCTCCTCCAGTGCTCATCTTATGACAAGGGTTGCAGGCCTTTTTTGTGTGACACGGATCATTTGCATTCCAACTGTCTAGAACGTTTCAAACAAGCACATCGGGTGATAGCTCGTTCACCATCACTTTCGATAGCCAATGAGAGAGAAGATGTGATAAAATCGGAGGTGAACAGCTGGTCTGCCTGCCCCTTGTGTAGGGGAGAAGTTACTGGATGGGTTGTTGTTGAGAAGGCTCGCGTACATCTCGATGTCAAGGAACGCTGTTGTGAAGAGGATAAATGTAGATTTAAAGGTACCTATGTGGAACTTCAGAAACATGCTAAACTTGACCACCCTCATGCACGCCCCTCAAAAATAGATCCTGCTCGACAGATTGATTGGGATAACTTTCAGCAGTCCTCTGAAATAATAGACGTCTTGAGTACTATACATGCAGAAGTTCCCCGAGGTGTTGTTTTAGgtgattatgtgattgaataTGGACATGATAATTCTGATGATGAATTTGAGAATTTCCCTTCAGCGGAAGGAAACTGGTGGAGATCATGTATCTTGTATCAAGTATTTAATAACTTTAGGACGTCTAGAAACAGAAGAAGATCTAGAGTTAGTAATGCAAGAAGAGGAAACCGCCATTTGGGTTATGATGCTTCAAACTCTGATGAGAGTTCTGTGACATCTGTAGAATATGTAGACTATGGGGTTGAGGAGCTTGAGGATGGTTTTGTAAGGATTGCTGGCCTCCCAAGGAGAAGAGCTGATAGTCGCAG TTCTCGAAGACAACGTTCCCGCTTCTATGACAATTAG
- the LOC125862503 gene encoding uncharacterized protein LOC125862503 isoform X1, which produces MKKISMEEVELYTNWDDVFCPICLDFPHNGVLLQCSSYDKGCRPFLCDTDHLHSNCLERFKQAHRVIARSPSLSIANEREDVIKSEVNSWSACPLCRGEVTGWVVVEKARVHLDVKERCCEEDKCRFKGTYVELQKHAKLDHPHARPSKIDPARQIDWDNFQQSSEIIDVLSTIHAEVPRGVVLGDYVIEYGHDNSDDEFENFPSAEGNWWRSCILYQVFNNFRTSRNRRRSRVSNARRGNRHLGYDASNSDESSVTSVEYVDYGVEELEDGFVRIAGLPRRRADSRRNNKDQLERVERIFRSPEN; this is translated from the exons ATGAAAAAGATTTCTATGGAGGAGGTGGAGCTGTATACCAATTGGGATGATGTGTTCTGTCCCATTTGCTTGGACTTCCCTCACAATGGCGTTCTCCTCCAGTGCTCATCTTATGACAAGGGTTGCAGGCCTTTTTTGTGTGACACGGATCATTTGCATTCCAACTGTCTAGAACGTTTCAAACAAGCACATCGGGTGATAGCTCGTTCACCATCACTTTCGATAGCCAATGAGAGAGAAGATGTGATAAAATCGGAGGTGAACAGCTGGTCTGCCTGCCCCTTGTGTAGGGGAGAAGTTACTGGATGGGTTGTTGTTGAGAAGGCTCGCGTACATCTCGATGTCAAGGAACGCTGTTGTGAAGAGGATAAATGTAGATTTAAAGGTACCTATGTGGAACTTCAGAAACATGCTAAACTTGACCACCCTCATGCACGCCCCTCAAAAATAGATCCTGCTCGACAGATTGATTGGGATAACTTTCAGCAGTCCTCTGAAATAATAGACGTCTTGAGTACTATACATGCAGAAGTTCCCCGAGGTGTTGTTTTAGgtgattatgtgattgaataTGGACATGATAATTCTGATGATGAATTTGAGAATTTCCCTTCAGCGGAAGGAAACTGGTGGAGATCATGTATCTTGTATCAAGTATTTAATAACTTTAGGACGTCTAGAAACAGAAGAAGATCTAGAGTTAGTAATGCAAGAAGAGGAAACCGCCATTTGGGTTATGATGCTTCAAACTCTGATGAGAGTTCTGTGACATCTGTAGAATATGTAGACTATGGGGTTGAGGAGCTTGAGGATGGTTTTGTAAGGATTGCTGGCCTCCCAAGGAGAAGAGCTGATAGTCGCAG GAATAATAAGGATCAACTGGAAAGAGTGGAGCGTATCTTTCGTTCACCTGAAAACTAG
- the LOC125862442 gene encoding protein GLUTAMINE DUMPER 2-like — MRTVSTFTTASPSISPSANVQKSPWHSPAPYLFAGVASMLVLITFALVILACSYWRRSGYPRENGDAESGAGEKSAGNVFKASPVFEEKIVVIMAGDLNPTFLATPISSRGNSFGAGDKIEKKLEKETEEFDDEKSKDEVIAMEVMDQAHEESQIGH, encoded by the coding sequence atgcgAACAGTAAGTACCTTTACTACTGCTTCTCCATCAATCTCCCCATCGGCGAACGTTCAGAAATCGCCATGGCATTCACCGGCGCCGTATCTCTTCGCCGGCGTAGCATCTATGTTAGTATTAATAACTTTTGCTTTAGTAATCTTAGCTTGTTCTTACTGGAGACGATCCGGCTATCCGAGAGAAAACGGCGATGCAGAATCCGGCGCCGGCGAGAAATCAGCCGGTAATGTTTTCAAGGCGTCGCCGGTTTTTGAGGAGAAAATTGTAGTGATAATGGCTGGAGATTTGAATCCAACTTTTTTGGCTACGCCTATTTCAAGCAGAGGTAATTCGTTTGGTGCTGGTGATAAAATTGAGAAGAAATTGGAAAAGGAAACTGAAGAATTTGATGATGAGAAGTCGAAAGATGAAGTAATTGCAATGGAAGTTATGGATCAAGCTCATGAAGAATCTCAAATCGGCCATTGA
- the LOC125862591 gene encoding protein GLUTAMINE DUMPER 5-like — MRTVSTFITTPSTMTAIEPTEKTTFSPAESFQRSPWHSPAAYLFIGVAAMLGLIAFALVILACSYLKRSGETRDGSDDLESGAGEKSAGDLCKVMPIYEEKIVVIMAGDLNPTFLATPISSKSSSFGDENGSKIEKKLEMENEELADEKLKDQVIMDQNHEQSH; from the coding sequence atgagaACTGTGAGTACCTTTATTACTACTCCGTCAACAATGACAGCAATAGAACCAACGGAAAAAACTACATTTTCGCCGGCGGAGAGTTTTCAGAGATCGCCGTGGCATTCACCGGCGGCGTACCTATTCATCGGTGTCGCGGCGATGCTAGGGTTAATAGCTTTTGCACTTGTAATTTTAGCTTGTTCTTACTTGAAACGCTCCGGCGAGACTAGAGATGGTAGCGATGATCTGGAATCCGGCGCCGGTGAGAAATCTGCCGGAGATTTATGTAAGGTTATGCCGATTTATGAAGAGAAAATTGTAGTGATAATGGCTGGAGATTTGAATCCAACTTTTTTAGCTACGCCAATTTCGAGCAAAAGCTCTTCGTTTGGAGATGAAAATGGAAGTAAAATCGAGAAGAAATTGGAGATGGAGAATGAAGAATTAGCTGATGAGAAGCTGAAAGATCAAGTAATTATGGACCAAAATCATGAACAAAGCCACTGA